From Lysobacter lycopersici:
TTCGACGCCGAACGCACGCAGGTCGCGTTCGTGCGATTCCTGCATGCCGGAGATGAAGGTTTCCGGCGTCAGCCCGGCTTTTTCCGCGGCCAGCATGATCGGCGCGCCGTGGGTGTCGTCGGCGCTGACGAAATGCACGGTATCGCCGGCCATGCGCCGCGCGCGCACCCAGATGTCGGCCTGGATGTAGCCCACTAGGTGGCCCAGGTGCAGGGCGCCGTTGGCGTAGGGCAGGGCGAAGGTGGTGAAGATGTCGCGTGGCATGGAGGCAACAAGGCGCCGCGAGCGCGGCCGATGATGAATTATCGCATGCGCCCCGTAGGCGTTCCGGGCGCTTATTCGCGCTGCCAGACCTGGGTGCGGCCGACCATCGGAACGCCGACATAGCCGCGTACTTCGAGCTTGCGCCCACCATCGACCGGCGTGAATTTCACCGCATATTCCTTGCCGTTGTCCGGATCGAGGATGCGGCCGCCGCTCCAGCCGCCATCGTCCGCATGCAGGCCCCAAGCGATCACCATGCCGACCACGGGTCTGCCGTGGAGTGCGCCGCGGCAGGCATCGCACGGCGGATTCGCGCCCTTCGACAGGTCCAGCAGGCGCAGGATCCGCGCGGACAGCGAGCCATCCGCATTCGCGTACACCTCGACGATCGAGCGCGGCTTGCCACTGTGGTCGTCGATGGTGCGCCATTGCCCGATCGGCGATGCCTGTTGCGCGTATGCGCCGCATGGCAGCAACAAGGCGAACATGAGCAGAACGAACGATCGCATCGGATTCTCCGGTGGCGTAAATGCGAACGGCCCGCAGCGCGGGCCGTTCGGCGGCAGGCGCTGCGTCAATGTACCCGCACCCATTCCGCCTTCTTGCAGATGAAGAGGACGCAGCCGGTGACCTGCACGCGTTCGCCATTGTCGATCAGCTCCACCGACTTCACCTTGAAGTGGCGGTCCTCGGAAGGCTTGTAGCCGTTGCCGTTGCCCCACTTGCCGTTGCTGGTCGGGCTGAGGTTCCACAGCGTGACGATGCCGACGAAGGGCTTGTTGTGGTATTCGCCGCTGCAACCGGTGCAGGTTTCCGGCAGGCCGAGGTTCTCGGTGATGCGCGCGGCGAGCTTGCCGTTCTTGGCCATGTAGATCTCGCTGATCGTCATGGGCTTGCCGGATTCGTCGTCCAACGTCTTCCATTTGCCGATCAACGGGTTGCTCTGGGCCATGGCCAGCGAGGTCGCGAACGACGCGACGGCGAGCACGGTGGCGACGAGAAGCTTGCGCATGTGGATCCCCTCCCAGGGTGTTCGTGGCCCGGGGCGGAAGCCGCCGGTTCCCGGCTGTTATACCGGCATTCGGATGGGTATGGAATCACGGTGGCCGGCGGGTTCAGCCAGCGATGGGGTCGAGAAGAAGTTGATGGCCCGGGCAATAAAAAAGCCCCGCCTTGCGGCGGGGCTTCAGACGACTCAAGGATGGAACAACGGCAATCAGTCCTTCTTGCCGAAGTTCCAACGGGCTTCGAGGTAGTACGCGCGGCCGTACGGGTCGAACGCATCGTTGAAGGGCGCGCCGCTCGTGCCCGGATAGTTCTGCACGTCCATGTCGGGCATCTTGTTGGCCAGGTTGGTGACGATGAACGAGAGGCCCAAGTCCGAAGTGGCCTGCCAGTTCACGCTGGCGTTGAACGTCGTGTACGAACCACTTTCCTCGCACCGGCTCGTCTGGCAGGCAGACGTAGTCCACGAGGTGTAGTTCGGGGTCGGGCCGATGATGTTCGCATACAGCGTGGTGACCCAATCGCCCTTGCTCCAGCCCAGCGAGGCATTGCCGCGCCAGATCGGGTCGCGGTTGTTGTAGCCGCTATTGAGTAGGTCGATCACCGGGTCGGTCGGATACGTCTGCTGCTCGTGCTTCAGGTTCTTCGTCCACGAGGTCTTGAACGATAGATCGCCTGCGTTGCCGATGCTCTGGTCGTAATTCACGTCCAAGGTCAAGGCGTTCAGTTCTTCGCGGGCGACATTGATCTTGCCGACGTAGATCGACTGGAGTGCACCGGCGCCGTTACGCACGACCTGGTTGAACACGGCCTGGCAGGTGCCCGAGTTGGGATCCAGCGTGCCAGTACCGCCATCGGCCACCGAGGTGCAGTTCAGGTCGTCGCGCATGATCTGGTCGACGCTTTGCTGTGCGACCTCGTTCTCGATGTTCCAGTGGTGGTAATCGAGGGCGATAGAGAACTTGGCCGTTGGCGCCCACACCACGCCGTAGCTCCACACCTTGGCGGTGATCGGCTCCAGCTCGGGGTTGCCCGAGGTGGTGCCGAAGTACTGCGGCTGCGTATTTTGCGGAAGCAGGGTCGGATCCGAGGTGCAGTCGTCGAAGTTGTCGACGCCGTAGGCGGGGTTCTGCGAGTGGCAGTACAGGTAGTCGTTGGTGCTGCTGTAGAAGCCGCTCAGGCCCTGGAATTGGTCGCCGAGGGTCGGGACCTTGAACGCTGTGCCGTACTGGCCGCGGAACAGCAGGCTTTCGATCGGACGGAATTCCAGGCCGACGTTGTAGGTCGGCTTCGAAACCTTCTCGCCAGACACTTTGTAGCTGTCATAGCGAGCCGAGAGGTTGGCGGTCAGCATCGAGAACACCGGCAGGCGCAGTTCGCCGAGGACGGCATAGCGGCTGCGCGAACCATTGCCGCTGATCGCGGTGGTGCCCCAAATTTCCGATTCCAGCGTCACCGGATCCGGAACGAGGCGCGCATCGGGGCTGTAGGTCCAGCCTTGCGTGCCGGTCTCCACTGCCAGCGCGATACCCGCATCGCCACCCGGGAGGCTGAACAGCGAACTGTTCGTCACCTGCGCGCGCAGCATGTTGTCGTAGGTCTTGCTGTGCGAATGGGTGTAGTCGGTGAAGCTGTTCATGTCGGCGGGCGTGAGCAGCTGGTAGAACGCAGCGTAGTCCGGGGTGAAGACCGGATAGCCGTAATAGGTGCCCTGCTGCGGGCCGAGGATATGGCTGTTGAACCAGTTGTTGATCGGGTCCTTGAGCCGCGCCCATTGGTTCTCAGTCAGCTTGTACTCGGTGCGGGTGAAACCGACGTCGTAATCCCAGTTCGAACCACCGAAGGTGCCGTTCGCGCCCAGGGTCAGCGCGTACGAACTGCTGTCATCGCGGCTCATCGAGCGCTCGTAGCCGCCCATGTCCTCGGGCATGAAGCCGCGCTGCAACGCCATGAAGTTGCCCAGGTTCGGATCGAAATACACACCGGAGGTGCTGGAGAACTCGCTGCTGCTGCCCCACCAGGTGAAACCCGAGCCCACGTGGTAACGGGTCGACTCCTGGCTGTACAGGAGGTCTCCGTACAACTGCAGGTTGTCGTTCACGTCGAAGGTGGCATGGGTATAGACCTGCGTGCTCTCGCCACCGTTCTTGATGGTCCGGTAGCCGGGGCTGAAGAGCGAACCGCAGTAAGGCTCGTTACGGCCTGGGCGGTACTGCACGCCTTCCGTGCCACCGAAGCCGCTGGATACGCCGGCGCAATCGTTCGGATCCAGGAAGTAGTAAGACGTGCTCGCGGGATTGTACGGAGCATAGACCAGCACATCGCGGCCCGAGACCGGTGCGCTGTAACCTTCGGTGTTGTACTGCTTGGTCAGGTCGCGCTGATAGCCCCAGATCGGGTCGGTATGCTCGAACTGACCGCCCAGCAGCATGTGGAAGCGGCCATCGTCGCTGCCGAAATCGGTCGCGGCGCTGATGCGCCGGCTTTCGCCGCCGCCTTCGTCGTAATCGCCGATACGCGCGCTGACAACCGAGCCATCCATGTTCTTCTTGAGGATGATGTTGACCACGCCGGCGAGGGCGTCGGAGCCGTACAGCGAGGACTGGCCGCCCGGCAGGATCTCGATGCGTTCGACCAGGTCGATCGGGATGCCGCTGATGTTGTTGAACACATCGGTGCCGTTGTACAGCGCCGGGTAGTTCGCCATCGGGCGACCGTCGATCAGGTACTTGGTGTAGCCAGGATTCAAGCCGAACAAGCTGTTGGTCTCCGCACCTTGGGTAAAGGAGGCGGAGGTCTGGTTGCCCTGCACGGCACCGGTCGAGAACGAGCTCTGGTGCAGCGCGTCCTGGACGTTGGTGTAGCCGCGGGTCTTCAGGTCCTCGGCAGAGATCACCAGGACCGGCTTGGCGGTTTCAAGCGAGGTCTGCGGGATCAGCGAACCGGTGACGATGACCTTGTCGAGGGTCTCGGCCTTCTTCTCGGTCGTCGTGGCTTGATCGGTGGTGGTTGCGTCCTGTGCGAACGCGGTGCCGGCGAGCGGCATGACGAGGGCGGCAACCAGGGCCGCGCTCAGGCGGCTAGGCTCCATCCGGAAACGCTTTGCAGACATGTCTATCCCCTATTGGAATGTTGGGATGCCGGGTTCCCGGCAGCGAACACTTGACTCAAATTGCCGTGGAGCTTTGCCCTCGGACAACCCGAAGTTAACATGAGTTTAACTGTGGTGTCATGGCCCATGACTAAGGGCATAGTGACCCCTCCATCCCTGAATACAGTGGTGTCTCAGCGCATGTCGAGATCGGTTCCTGCCCGCGCGCCTCAGGGCGAACTCAGGCCCTTGCCGCAGGTACGCAACATCATCGCGGTCGGCTCCGGCAAGGGCGGGGTGGGCAAGTCCACGGTCGCGGTGAACCTGGCGCTGGCGCTGGCGGCCGAAGGCGCCTCGGTGGGCGTGCTCGACGCCGACATCTACGGCCCCAGCGTACCGATGATGCTGGGCCTGTCCGGCCGCCCCGACAGCCCGGACGGCAAGACCATCGAGCCGATGCGCACGCACGGGCTGCAGGCGATGTCGATCGGCCTGCTCGTCGACCAGGACACGCCGATGATCTGGCGCGGGCCGATGGCGACCTCGGCGCTGACCCAGTTGCTGGGCGAAACCCGCTGGGAGGCGCTCGATTACCTCGTCGTCGACCTGCCGCCGGGGACGGGCGACATCCAGCTGACCATGGCGCAGAAAATCCCGGTCGCGGGCGCGGTGATCGTGACCACGCCGCAGGACATCGCCACCCTCGACGCGCGCAAGGCGCTGAAGATGTTCGAGAAGCTCGGCATCGCCGTGCTCGGGCTGGTGGAAAACATGGCGGTGCACGTGTGCTCGAACTGCGGCCACGCCGAACACGTGTTCGGCGAAGGCGGTGGCGAACGCATGGCTGCGCAATACGGCGTGCCATTGCTCGGCAGCCTGCCGCTGGACGCATCGATCCGCGAACAGGGCGATGCGGGAATACCCATCGTCGCCGCGCAGCCGGATTCGCCGCTGGCGGTGCAATGGCGGGCGTTGGCGGTCCGGGTCGTCGAGGAGCTGGAGAAGCGTCCGCGCGCACCGGCCGGGATCGACCTGTCCCTGCGGTAGGGCGGGTCTCGACCCGCCATCATCGAGCCGCGGATGTCTGTGGCGGGCCAAGGCCCGCCCTACAATATCGGCATCATTTCCGGGAACACCGCATGAGCATCAAGAGCGACCGCTGGATCCGCCGCATGGCCGAACAACACGGCATGCTGGAGCCGTTCGAGCCCGGTCAGGTCCGGTTCGCCGATAACGGCGGGGTCGACGGCAGCCGCATCGTCAGCTACGGCACGTCCAGCTACGGCTACGACGTGCGCTGCTCGCGCGAGTTCAAGGTGTTCACCAACATCAACTCGACCATCGTCGATCCCAAGCACTTCGACCCGAAGAGCTTCGTCGACGTGGTCGCGGACGAGTGCATTATCCCGCCGAATTCCTTCGCGCTGGCGCGCACGGTCGAGTACTTCCGCATCCCGCGCGACACGCTCGTTGTCTGCCTCGGCAAGAGCACCTACGCGCGCTGCGGGGTCATCGTGAACGTCACGCCGCTGGAGCCGGAGTGGGAAGGCCATGTGACCCTGGAATTCAGCAACACCACGCCGCTGCCGGCGCGCATCTATGCCAACGAAGGCGTGGCGCAGATGCTGTTCTTCCAGGCCGATGCCGATGATGTGTGCGAAACCTCGTACAAGGACCGCGGCGGCAAGTACCAGGGGCAGACGGGCGTCACGCTGCCGAAGACCTGATGCTTTTTCCTCTCCCCTTGGTGGGAGAGGATGCCCGAAGGGCAGGAGAGGGGAATTGATTTCGCCTCAACGCTTCTCGTAGGTCACGAAAAAGCCCTGCAAATCGCCGTTCTCGATGTAGGGCTGCACGCCGACCACGTGGTAGCCGTGTGCGTAGAAGGCCTTGTGCGCGGCGCTGA
This genomic window contains:
- a CDS encoding DUF2147 domain-containing protein — encoded protein: MRSFVLLMFALLLPCGAYAQQASPIGQWRTIDDHSGKPRSIVEVYANADGSLSARILRLLDLSKGANPPCDACRGALHGRPVVGMVIAWGLHADDGGWSGGRILDPDNGKEYAVKFTPVDGGRKLEVRGYVGVPMVGRTQVWQRE
- a CDS encoding DUF2147 domain-containing protein: MRKLLVATVLAVASFATSLAMAQSNPLIGKWKTLDDESGKPMTISEIYMAKNGKLAARITENLGLPETCTGCSGEYHNKPFVGIVTLWNLSPTSNGKWGNGNGYKPSEDRHFKVKSVELIDNGERVQVTGCVLFICKKAEWVRVH
- a CDS encoding TonB-dependent receptor plug domain-containing protein; this encodes MSAKRFRMEPSRLSAALVAALVMPLAGTAFAQDATTTDQATTTEKKAETLDKVIVTGSLIPQTSLETAKPVLVISAEDLKTRGYTNVQDALHQSSFSTGAVQGNQTSASFTQGAETNSLFGLNPGYTKYLIDGRPMANYPALYNGTDVFNNISGIPIDLVERIEILPGGQSSLYGSDALAGVVNIILKKNMDGSVVSARIGDYDEGGGESRRISAATDFGSDDGRFHMLLGGQFEHTDPIWGYQRDLTKQYNTEGYSAPVSGRDVLVYAPYNPASTSYYFLDPNDCAGVSSGFGGTEGVQYRPGRNEPYCGSLFSPGYRTIKNGGESTQVYTHATFDVNDNLQLYGDLLYSQESTRYHVGSGFTWWGSSSEFSSTSGVYFDPNLGNFMALQRGFMPEDMGGYERSMSRDDSSSYALTLGANGTFGGSNWDYDVGFTRTEYKLTENQWARLKDPINNWFNSHILGPQQGTYYGYPVFTPDYAAFYQLLTPADMNSFTDYTHSHSKTYDNMLRAQVTNSSLFSLPGGDAGIALAVETGTQGWTYSPDARLVPDPVTLESEIWGTTAISGNGSRSRYAVLGELRLPVFSMLTANLSARYDSYKVSGEKVSKPTYNVGLEFRPIESLLFRGQYGTAFKVPTLGDQFQGLSGFYSSTNDYLYCHSQNPAYGVDNFDDCTSDPTLLPQNTQPQYFGTTSGNPELEPITAKVWSYGVVWAPTAKFSIALDYHHWNIENEVAQQSVDQIMRDDLNCTSVADGGTGTLDPNSGTCQAVFNQVVRNGAGALQSIYVGKINVAREELNALTLDVNYDQSIGNAGDLSFKTSWTKNLKHEQQTYPTDPVIDLLNSGYNNRDPIWRGNASLGWSKGDWVTTLYANIIGPTPNYTSWTTSACQTSRCEESGSYTTFNASVNWQATSDLGLSFIVTNLANKMPDMDVQNYPGTSGAPFNDAFDPYGRAYYLEARWNFGKKD
- the apbC gene encoding iron-sulfur cluster carrier protein ApbC, with product MSRSVPARAPQGELRPLPQVRNIIAVGSGKGGVGKSTVAVNLALALAAEGASVGVLDADIYGPSVPMMLGLSGRPDSPDGKTIEPMRTHGLQAMSIGLLVDQDTPMIWRGPMATSALTQLLGETRWEALDYLVVDLPPGTGDIQLTMAQKIPVAGAVIVTTPQDIATLDARKALKMFEKLGIAVLGLVENMAVHVCSNCGHAEHVFGEGGGERMAAQYGVPLLGSLPLDASIREQGDAGIPIVAAQPDSPLAVQWRALAVRVVEELEKRPRAPAGIDLSLR
- the dcd gene encoding dCTP deaminase yields the protein MSIKSDRWIRRMAEQHGMLEPFEPGQVRFADNGGVDGSRIVSYGTSSYGYDVRCSREFKVFTNINSTIVDPKHFDPKSFVDVVADECIIPPNSFALARTVEYFRIPRDTLVVCLGKSTYARCGVIVNVTPLEPEWEGHVTLEFSNTTPLPARIYANEGVAQMLFFQADADDVCETSYKDRGGKYQGQTGVTLPKT